The following coding sequences are from one Salinicoccus sp. Bachu38 window:
- a CDS encoding carboxymuconolactone decarboxylase family protein, translated as MTTDVLYKQSYKNRLGEINKLAPEAAKAFGQFDQKAMAEGVLPAKLKELIAVAVAHVTGCPYCIDIHVKNLKKLDGSKEEMAESIMVATALKAGSAYAHSINALNAYDGNEDDSLYAKGDLKNLAQLNKVTPEINKAFQQFDAAAMQEGALTAKEKEIIAVAIAHVTGCPYCIEIHTGNAKKMNVTKEEIAESIFVATTLKAGSAYAHGINALNAYDE; from the coding sequence ATGACGACAGACGTACTCTACAAACAGTCCTACAAGAACCGCCTCGGTGAAATCAACAAGCTTGCCCCGGAAGCCGCAAAAGCATTCGGACAGTTCGACCAGAAAGCGATGGCGGAAGGCGTACTCCCTGCCAAACTGAAGGAGCTCATCGCTGTGGCAGTGGCCCATGTGACCGGCTGCCCATACTGCATCGATATCCATGTCAAGAACCTGAAGAAGCTCGACGGCTCCAAAGAGGAGATGGCGGAATCCATCATGGTCGCCACTGCCCTCAAGGCAGGCTCAGCATATGCCCACAGCATCAATGCACTGAATGCCTATGATGGAAACGAAGACGACAGCCTCTATGCCAAAGGGGACCTGAAGAACCTCGCACAGCTCAATAAGGTCACACCTGAAATCAACAAGGCATTCCAGCAGTTCGATGCTGCTGCCATGCAGGAAGGCGCGCTCACAGCAAAAGAGAAAGAAATCATCGCTGTCGCCATCGCCCATGTGACCGGCTGCCCATATTGCATCGAAATCCATACGGGAAATGCTAAAAAGATGAATGTCACGAAAGAGGAGATTGCCGAATCCATCTTCGTCGCAACAACATTGAAAGCCGGTTCGGCATATGCCCACGGCATCAATGCACTGAACGCCTATGATGAATAG
- a CDS encoding ATP-grasp domain-containing protein: MAKIYVLHENPEWTDHLFKRLDELGLPYEDWLLSEGKVDLTAEPPEGVFYNRISASSHTRGNRYSPELTNAVLAWLEYHGRTVINGSRALQLEVSKVSQYLELEKYGVKTPNTVAAVGKDQILEAAKRFEGKSFITKHNRAGKGLGVQLFDSIEALEAYVGSEAFEEPVDGVTLLQDYIKSPDASITRCEFVGGEFVYAVRVDTSEGFELCPADACSIEDLFCPAGEQEEEGTPKFRIIKDFHHPILENYKKVLANNGINVAGIEFIQDEDGNLYTYDINTNTNYNSDAEAEAGQYGMLELAKFLGRELETVGKEEAGSHR, encoded by the coding sequence ATGGCTAAAATATATGTACTGCACGAAAACCCTGAATGGACCGATCACCTTTTCAAGCGATTGGATGAACTGGGGCTGCCCTACGAGGACTGGCTCCTGTCAGAGGGCAAGGTGGATCTGACTGCAGAGCCGCCGGAAGGGGTCTTCTACAACAGGATCAGCGCATCTTCACACACACGGGGCAACCGTTATTCTCCGGAGCTCACGAATGCTGTCCTTGCGTGGCTTGAGTACCACGGGCGTACGGTAATCAACGGCAGCCGGGCCCTGCAATTGGAAGTGAGCAAGGTGTCCCAATACCTGGAGCTTGAAAAATATGGCGTAAAGACGCCGAATACCGTGGCTGCTGTCGGCAAGGACCAGATCCTGGAAGCGGCGAAACGGTTTGAGGGGAAATCCTTCATCACGAAGCATAACCGTGCAGGCAAAGGTCTCGGTGTCCAGCTGTTCGATTCCATCGAAGCCCTTGAAGCATATGTCGGAAGCGAGGCATTCGAGGAGCCGGTGGATGGTGTGACACTGCTCCAGGACTACATCAAATCACCGGACGCCTCCATTACGCGCTGTGAATTCGTCGGTGGTGAATTCGTCTATGCCGTCCGTGTCGACACGTCCGAAGGATTCGAACTGTGCCCGGCGGATGCGTGTTCCATAGAGGATCTGTTCTGTCCGGCAGGGGAGCAGGAGGAAGAAGGCACCCCGAAATTCAGGATCATCAAGGATTTCCACCATCCGATCCTTGAAAATTATAAGAAGGTGCTCGCAAACAACGGCATCAATGTTGCAGGCATAGAATTCATCCAGGATGAAGACGGAAACCTCTACACTTACGATATCAACACGAATACAAACTACAACAGTGATGCAGAAGCCGAAGCCGGCCAATACGGCATGCTTGAACTTGCGAAGTTCCTTGGCCGTGAGCTTGAAACGGTAGGGAAAGAGGAAGCGGGCAGCCATAGATAG
- the rarD gene encoding EamA family transporter RarD, protein MSENSKGIIFALGAYLIWGFLPIYWKQVEHISSYELIAHRVLWAFVFMIVFILVTNRMHLFYKDLKFIFRDRKKIVALFAASTVITTNWLLYIIAVNNGHILDASLGYYINPLISILIGFVILGERFSKSQWMAIIIVFLGVTYLAVGLGSAPWISLTLALSFSIYGLIKKVINMDAVFALAVETFVLAPFALIYILFLEGSGGGNFGINADSLVMIGTGVITAIPLLLFSLGAQRIRLSLIGILQYFAPTIMLLIGVFMYDEAFTDIHTVAYILIWSGLAIYTFSRIQEMRRQSGKKPRRRVSH, encoded by the coding sequence GTGAGTGAAAACAGCAAAGGTATAATTTTTGCCCTCGGGGCGTATCTGATATGGGGGTTCCTGCCCATCTACTGGAAGCAGGTTGAACATATCTCCTCCTATGAACTAATCGCACACAGGGTCCTGTGGGCCTTCGTATTCATGATTGTATTCATCCTTGTCACCAACAGGATGCACCTGTTCTACAAGGACCTGAAATTCATCTTCCGCGACAGGAAGAAAATCGTTGCACTGTTCGCCGCTTCGACTGTCATCACCACCAACTGGCTGTTGTACATCATCGCGGTGAATAACGGACATATTCTGGATGCAAGCCTCGGCTACTACATCAATCCATTGATCAGCATATTAATCGGTTTCGTCATCCTTGGAGAACGGTTCTCAAAGTCACAATGGATGGCAATCATCATCGTCTTCCTCGGTGTTACATACCTGGCGGTGGGTCTCGGCTCCGCGCCATGGATTTCTCTTACCCTGGCGCTGTCGTTCAGTATCTATGGTCTGATCAAGAAGGTCATCAATATGGACGCGGTATTCGCACTGGCTGTTGAAACGTTTGTCCTTGCGCCATTCGCCCTCATATACATACTGTTCCTTGAAGGCAGTGGCGGGGGGAACTTCGGCATCAATGCAGACAGTCTGGTCATGATCGGCACAGGGGTGATTACAGCCATTCCGCTGCTCCTGTTCTCGCTCGGGGCCCAGCGCATCCGCCTGTCCCTGATTGGCATCCTTCAGTACTTCGCGCCGACGATCATGCTGCTGATCGGTGTCTTCATGTATGACGAAGCATTCACGGACATCCATACAGTGGCCTATATCCTGATATGGAGTGGCCTTGCCATCTACACCTTCAGCCGCATCCAGGAGATGCGCAGGCAATCGGGAAAGAAGCCGAGGCGGCGTGTCAGCCACTAG
- a CDS encoding PTS mannitol-specific transporter subunit IIBC — protein sequence MSEEKKGFSRKVQAFGSFLSSMIMPNIAAFIAWGLITALFIEAGWLPNEELAGMVGPMITYLLPLLIAYTGGKLVHDVRGGVVGSTATMGIITAFPDSPMLLGAMIMGPLGGYLIKQVDRVLVPRIRQGLEMLVNNFSAGILAFLLALFGFYGLGPVVSWLTNMLGRLVDIVVEAGLLPLASIFIEPAKVVFLNNAINHGVLTPLATEEVQEAGRSILFTLESNPGPGLGILVAYMVFGKGTARATAPGAAIIQFVGGIHEIYFPYILMKPLLVVAAILGGATGIFTFSLFGFGLSGPPAPGSIIAYFAMTPRGEHLIMFLGVFAAALVSFIVASLILKFTRQPDDDIVGATEKMEATKGRKSSVAGSLTQAEAAETETAEAATFDYGKVDKIVFACDAGMGSSAMGAGMLKNKFKKEGLDIEVTNSAINQLKGDEDIIITQKTLTERAESKVPTAKHISVDNFLNSPKYDELTEELKREQKGVATDGQEAADAPFDYSTVDKIVFACDAGMGSSAMGAGMLKNKFKKEGLDIDVTNSAINQLKGDEDIIITQKTLTERAESKVPTAKHISVDNFLNSPKYDELTEELKKHQK from the coding sequence ATGTCCGAAGAAAAGAAAGGATTCTCCCGCAAAGTCCAGGCATTCGGCTCGTTCCTGAGCAGCATGATCATGCCGAATATCGCCGCCTTCATCGCCTGGGGACTGATCACAGCACTATTCATTGAAGCCGGATGGCTGCCGAACGAAGAACTTGCCGGCATGGTCGGTCCGATGATCACATACCTCCTGCCACTGCTCATCGCCTATACCGGCGGTAAGCTCGTCCACGACGTCCGGGGTGGGGTCGTCGGCTCCACTGCGACAATGGGGATCATTACAGCATTCCCCGACTCCCCGATGCTCCTCGGTGCCATGATCATGGGACCACTCGGCGGCTACCTGATCAAACAGGTCGACCGTGTGCTTGTACCGCGCATCCGCCAGGGACTTGAGATGCTCGTCAACAACTTCTCTGCCGGCATCCTCGCCTTCCTGCTTGCACTGTTCGGCTTCTATGGTCTCGGCCCTGTCGTTTCCTGGCTGACGAATATGCTCGGAAGGCTCGTCGACATCGTCGTCGAGGCTGGCCTGCTGCCACTGGCGAGCATATTCATCGAGCCCGCCAAAGTCGTATTCCTGAACAATGCCATCAACCATGGTGTGCTGACACCACTGGCCACCGAAGAAGTACAGGAAGCGGGACGCTCCATACTGTTCACGCTCGAATCCAACCCGGGTCCCGGCCTCGGCATCCTCGTCGCCTACATGGTATTCGGCAAGGGGACTGCACGTGCCACTGCACCGGGTGCTGCCATCATCCAGTTCGTCGGTGGTATCCATGAGATCTACTTCCCGTACATCCTCATGAAACCACTGCTCGTCGTCGCCGCAATACTCGGTGGCGCCACAGGCATCTTCACTTTCAGCCTGTTCGGCTTCGGCCTGTCCGGCCCTCCGGCACCAGGCAGCATCATCGCGTACTTCGCCATGACGCCAAGGGGCGAACATCTGATCATGTTCCTCGGCGTATTCGCAGCCGCACTCGTCTCCTTCATCGTGGCTTCACTCATACTGAAATTCACACGCCAGCCTGACGACGACATCGTCGGCGCGACGGAGAAGATGGAAGCGACCAAAGGCAGGAAATCTTCTGTTGCAGGTTCCCTGACACAGGCTGAAGCTGCTGAAACGGAAACTGCAGAAGCTGCGACCTTCGACTACGGCAAAGTGGACAAGATCGTCTTCGCCTGCGATGCCGGCATGGGTTCAAGTGCCATGGGTGCGGGCATGCTGAAGAACAAGTTCAAAAAAGAAGGACTCGACATCGAAGTCACGAACTCCGCCATCAACCAGCTGAAGGGTGACGAGGACATCATCATCACACAGAAGACCTTGACTGAAAGGGCGGAAAGCAAAGTGCCGACTGCCAAGCATATCTCGGTCGACAACTTCCTCAACAGTCCGAAATATGACGAACTGACGGAAGAGCTGAAGCGGGAACAGAAGGGCGTGGCAACAGACGGCCAGGAAGCAGCGGACGCGCCGTTCGACTACAGCACGGTCGACAAGATCGTCTTCGCCTGCGATGCCGGCATGGGTTCAAGTGCCATGGGCGCGGGTATGTTGAAGAACAAGTTCAAAAAAGAAGGGCTTGACATCGATGTCACGAATTCCGCCATCAATCAGCTGAAGGGCGACGAAGACATCATCATCACACAGAAGACGCTGACTGAAAGGGCGGAAAGCAAAGTGCCGACTGCCAAGCATATCTCGGTCGACAACTTCCTCAACAGTCCGAAATATGACGAACTGACGGAAGAGCTCAAGAAACACCAGAAATAG
- a CDS encoding BglG family transcription antiterminator, whose protein sequence is MISSREKKIINELIYHNGTFLLIKELADTLGVSSRTIHRELKNVTDTLGQLGIELIREYRKGVKLELGPGEIDALTAFINTHAAKDLSNEEKKVALIYNLMLNPEGLKKSALAVELGVSEHKVDELIGQMTAPLQASDLEIRKTRAIGIQLVGDGLNKQNFLADMMVNELNSNSIYSVIENNFVFSSLVNSNIMGLLEADNIFKVERLLMDELEVLPYQLTENAYLNLTLHIVLAIDRTEHSQNVSVRESLKDELRDTQEFEVSLALTKKLEAEFSITFPEEEVYFICMHLRGSRRKSREADDADSIELLTSAFIDAVSHRMNYPFYAYPELKEGLILHIEPTLHRMESGIITANPLLDSIKESYPALFEIVGECFRQDFKVDKLNESEIGFLTIHFGGILHANPRIEVTTVCSSGIGTSRILANQLKSRFNNMFIRQELSISEIADTEIHDGELVLSTVPLDLENYILVSPLLDANDEKKITAAIADMDAAPLPKASGASTTRTEVNPDRVIQVSELYLNRSALTREQHTDALSSVRDALSSETGMAGEDIERIVSQLKDRFEATGFIIGEEGFSYPHIRSPLIKHHRMVFIHNHGGIGDRNYLGENVTVNHQIMLLVPEDTLAAEAISELSILFGEHHMNIHELFENPQKIEEAIKNHLRTIYK, encoded by the coding sequence ATGATCAGTTCTCGGGAGAAAAAAATCATCAACGAGCTCATCTATCATAATGGCACCTTTCTGCTCATCAAGGAATTGGCAGACACGCTGGGCGTTTCCTCAAGGACCATCCACCGGGAACTGAAGAACGTCACCGATACTCTTGGCCAGCTCGGCATAGAGCTGATAAGGGAATACAGGAAAGGCGTAAAGCTCGAACTCGGGCCGGGTGAGATCGACGCACTCACCGCCTTCATCAACACGCATGCAGCCAAGGATTTGAGCAACGAGGAGAAGAAGGTCGCACTCATCTATAATCTGATGCTGAATCCGGAAGGCCTCAAGAAAAGTGCGCTCGCCGTCGAACTCGGGGTCAGCGAGCACAAGGTCGATGAGCTGATTGGGCAGATGACCGCGCCCCTCCAGGCTTCAGACCTTGAAATCAGGAAAACGCGTGCCATCGGCATCCAGCTCGTCGGAGATGGACTGAACAAGCAGAATTTCCTGGCTGACATGATGGTCAATGAACTCAACTCGAACAGCATCTACTCGGTCATAGAGAACAACTTCGTCTTCAGCTCCCTGGTCAACAGCAATATCATGGGGCTGCTTGAAGCCGACAACATCTTCAAAGTGGAACGGCTGCTCATGGATGAACTCGAGGTGCTTCCGTATCAGCTGACTGAAAATGCATATCTGAACCTGACGCTGCATATCGTGCTGGCCATCGACCGCACCGAGCATTCGCAGAACGTATCCGTCAGGGAGTCGCTCAAGGATGAACTGCGGGATACACAGGAATTTGAAGTATCCCTTGCACTCACCAAGAAACTGGAAGCCGAATTTTCGATCACCTTCCCCGAGGAGGAGGTCTACTTCATCTGCATGCATCTTCGGGGCAGCAGAAGAAAGTCACGGGAAGCCGATGATGCGGACTCCATCGAACTGCTGACCAGTGCATTCATCGATGCGGTGAGCCACAGGATGAACTATCCCTTCTATGCCTATCCCGAACTCAAGGAGGGGCTGATACTCCACATCGAGCCGACGCTGCACCGGATGGAATCCGGCATCATCACAGCCAATCCCCTGCTCGATTCGATAAAGGAAAGCTATCCGGCCCTGTTCGAAATCGTCGGTGAGTGCTTCCGGCAGGACTTCAAAGTGGATAAGCTCAACGAATCGGAAATCGGCTTCCTCACCATACACTTTGGGGGCATACTGCATGCCAACCCGAGGATAGAAGTGACGACGGTGTGCTCCAGCGGCATCGGTACAAGCCGGATCCTTGCGAACCAGCTGAAGAGCAGATTCAACAACATGTTCATCCGGCAGGAACTCTCGATATCCGAGATTGCAGATACGGAGATCCATGACGGGGAACTGGTGCTGAGCACAGTGCCGCTCGACCTTGAAAACTATATACTCGTCAGCCCCCTGCTTGATGCAAATGACGAAAAGAAGATTACGGCGGCGATTGCCGACATGGACGCCGCCCCGCTTCCAAAAGCATCAGGGGCCAGCACCACAAGGACGGAGGTCAATCCCGATCGTGTGATACAGGTGTCGGAACTCTATCTCAACCGTTCTGCCCTCACCAGGGAGCAGCACACCGATGCCCTCTCCTCCGTCCGTGACGCCCTGTCGTCGGAAACTGGCATGGCGGGAGAAGACATCGAGCGGATCGTCTCGCAATTGAAGGACCGGTTCGAAGCGACAGGCTTCATCATCGGGGAGGAGGGGTTTTCCTATCCCCACATCAGGTCCCCGCTCATCAAGCACCACAGAATGGTTTTCATCCATAACCATGGAGGTATAGGGGATAGGAACTACCTTGGGGAAAATGTGACGGTCAACCACCAGATCATGCTCCTTGTCCCGGAAGATACGCTGGCAGCCGAAGCGATCAGCGAACTGAGTATCCTGTTCGGTGAGCATCACATGAACATCCATGAACTGTTCGAAAATCCGCAAAAAATAGAAGAAGCAATCAAGAACCACCTACGGACAATCTATAAATAG
- a CDS encoding PTS sugar transporter subunit IIA yields MLKKENILMDQTVNSKEEAIEMAGRLLVQQGAVEEAYIDSMLEREKVVSTFMGNGLAIPHGTDEGKTSVIESGLSLVQVPAGVDFDGNEAKVVLGIAGKDNEHLDMLQKIAVLFSEEENAEQVINASSADEIIALFENEEI; encoded by the coding sequence ATGTTGAAGAAGGAAAATATCCTGATGGACCAGACAGTGAACTCGAAGGAGGAGGCAATTGAAATGGCAGGCAGACTGCTCGTACAGCAGGGTGCTGTGGAGGAAGCCTATATCGACTCCATGCTGGAGCGGGAAAAGGTCGTCTCCACCTTCATGGGAAATGGGCTGGCAATCCCCCATGGTACAGATGAAGGGAAGACATCCGTCATCGAGAGCGGCCTTTCCCTTGTGCAGGTGCCGGCCGGTGTCGACTTTGACGGAAATGAAGCCAAAGTCGTCCTTGGAATTGCCGGTAAGGACAACGAGCATCTTGATATGCTCCAAAAAATAGCAGTGCTCTTCTCGGAAGAGGAAAATGCTGAACAGGTCATCAATGCATCTTCTGCCGATGAAATCATCGCGCTCTTTGAAAATGAGGAGATATGA
- a CDS encoding mannitol-1-phosphate 5-dehydrogenase: MKAVHFGAGNIGRGFIGKVLHDNGYEITFADVNDEIIDALNREHKYTVHIAEENGAAYKISGVKGVHTAQDTEQLAEAIAETDIITTAVGVNILPIIAKTIAPHLEQRGGGKPLNIIACENAVLATDTLKAAIASEIGTHAFSNIGFPNSAVDRIVPIQKNENILDVKVESFYEWVIEADSWAGDDKLDGVNYVPDLMPYIERKLFTVNTGHAAIAYYGKTLGYRSVSEAMKDDEVVVFLRNVLKETTLYLTHNYDFTEVEQSEYIDKIIGRFENPYLSDDLDRVGRGVLRKLGPNDRIIKPLVYLHENGHDHDALSELVVHALKFDNQDDPEQMEMNQIVSEKGVSHFLSTHSGLEKGLLEEIKAKI; the protein is encoded by the coding sequence ATGAAGGCCGTACATTTTGGTGCCGGAAACATCGGTCGTGGGTTCATCGGCAAAGTACTGCATGATAACGGATATGAAATCACATTTGCAGACGTCAATGACGAAATCATAGACGCTCTGAACCGGGAGCATAAATATACTGTGCATATCGCCGAGGAGAATGGCGCCGCCTATAAGATCAGTGGAGTGAAAGGTGTCCATACCGCACAGGATACGGAGCAGCTGGCGGAAGCCATAGCGGAAACGGATATCATCACGACAGCAGTCGGAGTCAACATTCTGCCGATCATCGCAAAAACCATTGCCCCACACCTGGAACAGCGCGGGGGAGGCAAGCCTCTGAACATCATCGCCTGTGAAAATGCCGTCCTTGCTACAGATACGCTGAAAGCGGCAATCGCTTCCGAGATCGGCACGCATGCGTTCAGCAATATCGGCTTTCCGAATTCTGCAGTGGACCGCATTGTGCCGATCCAGAAGAATGAAAATATCCTTGATGTGAAAGTCGAGTCTTTCTACGAATGGGTCATCGAAGCGGACAGCTGGGCAGGTGATGACAAACTCGATGGCGTGAACTATGTACCCGATCTCATGCCCTATATCGAAAGGAAGCTGTTCACCGTAAATACTGGCCACGCCGCCATCGCATACTACGGAAAGACACTCGGCTACAGGAGTGTCTCGGAAGCCATGAAGGACGATGAAGTCGTCGTCTTCCTGAGAAATGTGCTCAAGGAGACGACCCTCTACCTCACGCATAACTACGACTTCACGGAAGTGGAACAGTCCGAATATATCGATAAGATCATCGGCAGATTCGAAAACCCATACCTCTCCGATGACCTCGACCGTGTCGGACGGGGAGTGCTCAGAAAACTCGGCCCGAACGACCGGATCATCAAACCGCTCGTGTACCTGCATGAAAACGGCCATGACCACGATGCATTGTCGGAACTGGTCGTGCATGCCCTGAAATTCGACAACCAGGACGACCCCGAACAGATGGAGATGAACCAGATCGTCTCGGAGAAGGGTGTCTCCCATTTCCTCTCCACACACAGTGGCCTGGAAAAAGGGTTGCTGGAAGAGATTAAAGCGAAAATCTGA
- a CDS encoding catalase, with the protein MSRKKDELNQRDTIDNTKEASLTTNQGLPMSEDEFSLKAGERGPTLMEDFHFREKMTHFDHERIPERIVHARGFAVHGEFEVYESLEKYTRAKFLTEPGKKTPVFTRFSTVAGNRGSMDIPRDVRGFATKFYTDEGNFDLVANNMPVFFMQDAIKFPDFVHAVKPEPHNEIPQAASAHNTFWDWVSENTESAHMVMWLMSDRALPRSLTMMEGFGVHTFRLVNAEGRSHFVKFHWKPKFGTHQVLWDEAQMINGKNIDFNRMELWQNIEKGIPAEFELGLQVIPEEDEFEMEFDILDPTKLWPEEEVPVQIVGKLTLNQNVDNYFAETEQVAFHPGHVVPGIDFTNDPLLQGRLFSYTDTQLIRLGGPNFHQIPINRPVCPFANNQRDGYNQMYIHKGKTSYHKNAINNNQPEPLAAEKGGYEHYSEKVEGRKVRARSESFTDHFSQAKLFLNSMSETERQHIYDALSFELGKCDMEIRENAIYKLLNKIDRDMTEYVADRVGVEAPPEVEESTYSKRSPALSMENTDFSLETRTVGVMLTPDVAEQTLKETKSKLEEQGLQVTFISDKIYKIGDITLDETFDTVHCVLFDSIIILKGEEKPPAPVIENLEIAYKHKKAIGYGIDSGDIFDMLSFTKNDKGVADIEQDLDDFLEAVKGHRVWNR; encoded by the coding sequence ATGTCCAGGAAAAAGGATGAACTGAATCAGAGGGACACGATTGACAATACGAAGGAAGCTTCACTGACCACGAACCAGGGGCTGCCGATGAGCGAAGATGAATTCTCACTCAAGGCGGGAGAACGCGGCCCCACCCTGATGGAGGACTTCCACTTCCGTGAAAAGATGACCCACTTCGACCATGAGCGGATTCCCGAGCGCATCGTCCATGCCCGTGGATTTGCGGTACATGGCGAATTTGAAGTATATGAATCACTGGAAAAATATACGCGGGCCAAATTCCTTACCGAACCTGGCAAGAAGACGCCGGTCTTCACCCGCTTCTCCACAGTGGCCGGTAACCGCGGATCAATGGATATTCCGCGTGATGTACGCGGTTTTGCGACGAAATTCTATACCGACGAAGGCAATTTCGACCTTGTAGCCAATAATATGCCGGTATTCTTCATGCAGGATGCAATTAAGTTCCCTGACTTCGTCCACGCTGTAAAACCTGAACCACATAATGAAATCCCCCAGGCGGCTTCGGCCCACAATACATTCTGGGACTGGGTATCCGAAAATACCGAAAGTGCCCATATGGTCATGTGGCTGATGAGTGACCGTGCCCTCCCGAGAAGTCTCACAATGATGGAAGGATTCGGTGTCCATACGTTCAGACTCGTTAATGCAGAAGGCAGGAGCCATTTCGTCAAATTCCACTGGAAGCCGAAATTCGGCACCCACCAGGTACTGTGGGATGAGGCACAGATGATCAACGGCAAGAACATAGACTTCAACCGTATGGAGCTGTGGCAGAATATCGAAAAAGGCATCCCTGCTGAATTCGAACTGGGTCTACAGGTCATCCCGGAAGAAGATGAATTCGAGATGGAATTCGATATCCTGGATCCAACCAAGCTCTGGCCGGAAGAGGAAGTGCCTGTACAGATTGTCGGCAAACTGACATTGAACCAGAATGTGGACAACTACTTCGCAGAGACGGAGCAGGTCGCATTCCACCCTGGACATGTCGTTCCGGGCATCGACTTCACCAATGACCCATTGCTCCAGGGCAGACTGTTCTCCTACACGGATACACAGCTGATCCGTCTCGGCGGCCCGAACTTCCACCAGATTCCGATCAACCGTCCGGTGTGTCCGTTCGCCAACAACCAGCGTGACGGCTATAACCAGATGTACATCCATAAAGGTAAAACCTCATACCATAAGAATGCCATAAACAACAATCAGCCTGAACCATTGGCTGCTGAAAAAGGCGGATATGAGCATTACAGCGAAAAGGTCGAAGGCAGGAAGGTCCGTGCCAGAAGCGAAAGCTTTACAGACCACTTCAGCCAGGCCAAGCTCTTCCTGAACTCCATGTCAGAGACTGAAAGACAGCATATATATGATGCACTCAGTTTCGAACTGGGCAAATGCGACATGGAAATCCGGGAGAACGCCATCTATAAACTGCTGAACAAGATCGACCGTGACATGACGGAATATGTGGCAGACAGAGTGGGTGTGGAAGCACCACCGGAAGTGGAGGAATCCACCTACTCCAAACGCTCTCCTGCACTCAGCATGGAAAACACCGACTTCTCCCTTGAAACGCGCACAGTCGGTGTAATGCTGACACCGGATGTCGCAGAACAGACGCTGAAGGAGACCAAGTCCAAGCTTGAAGAACAGGGACTGCAGGTCACTTTCATATCCGATAAGATATACAAGATCGGAGACATCACCCTGGATGAGACATTCGACACTGTACACTGTGTACTTTTCGATTCAATAATCATATTGAAAGGTGAGGAAAAACCGCCTGCACCGGTCATCGAGAACCTGGAGATCGCATATAAGCATAAAAAGGCGATCGGCTATGGCATAGACTCCGGGGATATCTTTGATATGCTCTCCTTCACCAAAAACGACAAAGGCGTCGCAGATATCGAACAGGACCTTGATGACTTCCTCGAAGCCGTCAAAGGCCACAGGGTCTGGAACAGATAG
- a CDS encoding MarR family winged helix-turn-helix transcriptional regulator — translation MKRKNDIVHNLRDIYGYGYTKVFSDVTDSVARMHISKTQMDIIKYIYLKGHATPSALALELNVQRSAITHTVKKLERKNLVTVKQNELTNDRRSKLVYMTQEAEELLEEFMDNILEKIREDVGELSQEEERTLHDATLTILKYIPGGIHDETYS, via the coding sequence ATGAAGAGGAAAAATGACATCGTACATAACTTGAGGGATATATACGGCTACGGATACACGAAAGTCTTCAGCGATGTGACGGATTCCGTCGCGCGCATGCATATTTCGAAGACCCAGATGGACATCATCAAGTATATCTACCTCAAAGGCCATGCAACGCCTTCTGCGCTTGCTTTGGAGCTGAATGTGCAAAGGAGTGCGATTACGCATACCGTCAAAAAGCTCGAACGCAAAAACCTGGTGACGGTCAAGCAGAACGAGCTGACGAATGACAGGCGCTCCAAGCTCGTCTATATGACCCAGGAGGCAGAGGAACTGCTGGAGGAATTCATGGACAACATCCTTGAAAAGATCAGGGAGGATGTCGGTGAACTGTCCCAGGAGGAAGAACGCACACTGCACGATGCCACACTTACAATATTGAAATACATACCTGGAGGTATACACGATGAAACATATTCTTAA